A single Drechmeria coniospora strain ARSEF 6962 chromosome 03, whole genome shotgun sequence DNA region contains:
- a CDS encoding ATPase, P-type, calcium-transporting, PMCA-type has translation MAQDPPRPSVSISPISPPDDGTSPSTMVEPSRGFTSGAQNPGLRPEASFDSKDSRPTSPHNVSSPVLGRGADDGAGFLSVPHPGRSRQNSVDSQDAARSVSSQGETTVVASSYTQVEKLKAAGNDKVMNDEKALTPDVGTEEDFEVDNNPFAFTPGQLNKMFNPKSLPAFYKLGGLRGLEKGLRSDRKAGLSTEESHLDGVVTYDQATGSGDKATTEGVAAPMVRQPTDKSLRAKSGPFADRYRVFRDNRLPEKKGKSLLQLMWITYNDKVLILLSIAAVVSLGVGLYQTFGQAHPDGEPAVEWVEGVAIVVAIAIVVIVGSLNDYSKERQFARLNKKKQDRNVKVVRNGKTVEISVFDLMVGEVIHLEPGDLVPVDGVLIEGFNVKCDESQTTGESDIIRKQGGDQVFSAIQNHENLKKMDPFIQSGARIMEGVGTYMATSTGIYSSYGKTLMALNEDPEMTPLQAKLNVIATYIAKLGGAAGLLLFIVLFIQFLVRLPRLPPGTTPAEKGQMFLNIFIVVVTIIVVAVPEGLPLAVTLALAFATTRMLKDNNLVRHLKACEVMGNATTICSDKTGTLTQNKMQVVSGTVGTNHRFGGARPVSAADDDDDDAPPAPFDTSADVSASQLTSALSAPVRDLLLKSIALNSTAFEGEVDGEKTFIGSKTETALLLFAQAHLAMGPVSVERENATTVQLIPFDSGRKCMGIVVQLPKGRVRLYVKGASEILLAKCTETLRDPSADDSLAALTPDDTQTITRLIESYAMRSLRTIGICFRDFESWPPKPARRGGGGKDDVRFEDVFQNMAFIAVVGIQDPLRDGVFESVKLCQKAGVVVRMVTGDNKITAQAIAKECGILQPNSVVMEGPDFRNMSKLQQEEIIPRLHVLARSSPEDKRILVKRLKDKGETVAVTGDGTNDAPALKMADVGFSMGIAGTEVAKEASAIILMDDNFSSIVKALKWGRAVNDAVKRFLQFQLTVNVTAVVLTFVTAVSSDKEQSVLTAVQLLWVNLIMDTLAALALATDPPQDSVLDRKPEPKGAGIISTTMWKMILGQAIYQLTITFLLYYGVPNGLIDGIITNEPLPSEVVNTLVFNTFVWMQIFNQWNNRRLDNKFNIFEGLSRNPFFIGISLIMCGGQVLIIFVGGAAFQIAEAASRDAALWGIALILGAMSIPVGIVIRLVPDSAVAALVPNFLKQRAHKVPGLTVSDEEMDMYPEPLADVRDELNFLRRMKGGRLNNLKFAVQHPRDTLMRRSRSPSHSRSNSVYGPPSPTREDSFGDRAATPDSRRRPRSNRSRSNSALGAPTVMAGIVAAGVAAGWSPIGRPNAEGKGDEAGEANKNSNGNKNVDEDDNNAHATSGGSAEEKGADAGEAQGGEGKRR, from the exons ATGGCCCAGGAcccaccgaggccgagcgtctccatctcgcccatctcgccccccgacgacggcacgagcCCCTCCACCATGGTCGAACCGTCCCGAGGCTTCACCTCGGGCGCCCAGAATCCTGGTCTGCGCCCCGAGGCCTCGTTCGACAGCAAGGacagccggccgacgagccccCACAACGTCTCGAGTCCTGTCCTCGGAcggggagccgacgacggcgccggcttcctcTCCGTCCCGCACCCCGGCCGATCCCGCCAGAACTCGGTCGACTCCCAGGATGCGGCGCGATCGGTTAGCTCCCAGGGCGAgaccaccgtcgtcgcctcgagcTACACCCAGGTTGAAAAGTTAAAGGCCGCAGGCAACGACAAGGTCATGAATGACGAAAAGGCCCTGACTCCCGACGTGGGAACCGAGGAAGATTTCGAGGTCGACAACAACCCGTTCGCCTTCACCCCCGGCCAGCTCAACAAGATGTTCAACCCGAAGAGCCTGCCGGCCTTTTACAAGCTTGGCGGCCTGCGCGGTTTGGAAAAGGGTCTCCGGTCGGACCGCAAGGCGGGCCTCAGCACCGAGGAGTcgcacctcgacggcgtcgtcacctATGACCAAGCCACCGGGAGCGGCGacaaggcgacgacggaaggcgtcgccgccccgaTGGTTCGCCAGCCGACGGACAAGTCGTTGCGGGCCAAAAGCGGTCCCTTCGCCGACCGGTACCGCGTCTTCCGGGACAACCGACTGCCGGAGAAGAAGGGCAAGAGCCTGCTTCAGCTCATGTGGATCACGTACAACGACAAAGTCTTGATACTGCTCTCCATTGCCGCCGTTGTCAGTCTTGGCGTCGGTCTCTACCAGACCTTTGGCCAGGCGCACCCGGACGGGGAACCTGCCGTCGAATGGGTCGAAGgtgtcgccatcgtcgtcgccatcgccatcgtcgtcattgTCGGCTCCCTCAACGATTACTCCAAGGAACGCCAGTTCGCGAGGTTGAACAAGAAGAAGCAGGATCGCAACGTCAAGGTCGTCCGCAACGGGAAGACGGTGGAAATCTCCGTCTTCGATCTCATGGTCGGCGAGGTCATTCATCTCGAGCCCGGCGACCTCGTACCCGTCGACGGTGTTCTCATCGAAGGCTTCAACGTCAAGTGTGACGAGTCGCAGACCACGGGCGAGTCGGACATCATTCGCAAGCAAGGCGGCGACCAGGTGTTCTCCGCCATCCAGAACCACGAGAACCTCAAGAAGATGGATCCCTTCATCCAGTCCGGCGCTCGCATCATGGAAGGCGTCGGCACCTACATGGCCACCTCGACCGGCATCTACTCCTCCTACGGCAAGACGCTCATGGCCCTGAACGAGGACCCCGAGATGACGCCGCTCCAGGCCAAGCTCAACGTCATCGCCACCTACATCGCCAAGCTCGGCGGTGCTGCCGGCCTGCTCCTCTTCATCGTCCTGTTCATCCAGttcctcgtccgcctgccGCGCCTGCCGCCcgggacgacgccggccgagaaGGGCCAGATGTTCCTGAACAtattcatcgtcgtcgtcaccatcatcgtcgtcgctgtcccCGAAGGATTGCCCCTGGCCGTCACCTTGGCCCTCGCCTTTGCCACGACGCGCATGTTGAAGGACAACAACCTGGTTCGCCATCTCAAGGCGTGCGAAGTCATGGGCAACGCGACGACCATATGCTCCGACAAGACGGGCACCCTGACGCAGAACAAGATGCAGGTCGTGTCCGGAACGGTGGGCACGAACCACCGGTTCGGTGGCGCCCGCCCCgtgtcggccgccgacgacgatgacgacgacgcgccgccggcccccTTCGACACGAGTGCCGACGTCTCCGCCTCGCAGCTGACGTCGGCGCTCAGCGCCCCGGTCAGGGACCTGCTGCTCAAGTCCATCGCCCTCAACTCGACCGCGTTCGAGGgtgaggtcgacggcgagaagaCCTTCATCGGCTCCAAGACCGAGACGGCGCTCCTTCTCTTCGCCCAAGCCCATCTCGCCATGGGCCCCGTCAGCGTGGAGCGCGAGAATGCGACGACGGTCCAGCTGATCCCCTTCGACTCGGGCCGGAAATGCATGGGCATCGTCGTGCAGCTTCCCAAGGGTCGCGTCCGCCTCTACGTCAAAGGCGCCTCCGAGATCCTCCTGGCGAAATGCACCGAGACGTTGCGGGACCCTTCCGCCGACGACTCCCTCGCCGCGCTCACCCCCGACGACACGCAGACGATCACGCGGCTCATCGAGAGCTACGCCATGCGCTCCCTCCGAACCATCGGCATCTGCTTCCGCGACTTCGAGTCTTGGCCGCCCAAGCCCGCCCGTCGcgggggcggcggcaaggacgatGTCCGGTTCGAGGACGTCTTTCAGAACATggccttcatcgccgtcgtcggcatccagGATCCTCTACGCGACGGCGTCTTCGAATCGGTGAAGCTGTGCCAgaaggccggcgtcgtcgtccgaatGGTGACGGGCGACAATAAGATCACGGCCcaggccatcgccaaggagTGCGGCATCCTGCAGCCGAACAGCGTCGTCATGGAGGGTCCCGACTTCCGCAACATGAGCAAGCTCCAGCAGGAGGAGATCATCCCGCGGCTGCACGTCCTCGCCAGATCCAGCCCCGAGGACAAGCGCATCCTCGTCAAGCGGCTCAAGGACAAGGGCGAGACGGTCGCCGTgacgggcgacggcaccAACGACGCGCCGGCTCTCAAgatggccgacgtcggcttctccatgggcatcgccggcaccgaAGTGGCCAAGGAAGCCTCCGCCATCATCCTCATGGACGACAACTTCTCGAGCATCGTCAAGGCCCTCAAGTGGGGTCGCGCCGtcaacgacgccgtcaagAGATTCCTGCAGTTCCAGCTCACGGTGAACgtgacggccgtcgtgctcACCTTCGTCACGGCCGTGTCCAGCGATAAGGAGCAGTCGGTCCTGACGGCCGTGCAGCTCCTCTGGGTCAACCTCATCATGGACACGCTCGCGGCCCTCGCGCTGGCGACGGATCCTCCGCAGGACAGCGTCCTGGACCGGAAGCCGGAGCCCAAGGGGGCGGGcatcatctcgacgacgatgtggAAGATGATCCTCGGCCAAGCCATCTACCAGCTCACCATCACCTTCCTCCTGTACTACGGGGTCCCGAATGGCTTGatcgacggcatcatcaCCAACGAGCCTCTGCCGTCGGAGGTGGTCAACACGCTCGTCTTCAACACCTTTGTCTGGATGCAGATCTTTAACCAGTGGAA TAACCGTCGGTTGGATAACAAGTTCAACATTTTCGAAGGTCTCAGCCGGAACCCGTTCTTCATCGGCATCAGCCTCATTATGTGTGGCGGGCAGGTGCTCatcatcttcgtcggcggcgcggcctTCCAgatcgccgaggcggcgagccgcGACGCGGCGCTGTGGGGCATCGCCCTGATCCTCGGCGCCATGTCGATCCCCGTCGGCATTGTCATCCGTCTCGTgcccgactcggccgtcgcggcgCTCGTGCCGAACTTCCTGAAGCAGCGCGCGCACAAGGTGCCGGGCCTGAccgtctcggacgaggagatggacaTGTACCCCGagccgctcgccgacgtgcgAGACGAGCTCAACTTCCTGCGGCGCATGAAGGGAGGTCGGTTGAACAACCTCAAGTTTGCCGTGCAGCACCCGCGGGACACGCTCATGCGGCGGTCCCGGAGCCCGTCGCACTCGAGATCGAACTCGGTGTacgggccgccgtcgccgacgcgggaAGACAGCTTCGGGGACCGCGCGGCGACGCCCGActcgcgacgacggccgaggtcgaaCCGGTCGCGCTCCAACTCGGCGCTCGGGGCGCCGACGGTcatggccggcatcgtcgccgccggtgtcgccgccggctggtCGCCGATCGGCCGACCCAACGCCGAGGGAAAGggggacgaggcgggcgaggccaacaagaacagcaacggcaacaagaacgtcgacgaagacgacaaCAACGCCCATGCCACGAGCGGCGGAAGTGCCGAGGAGAagggcgccgacgcgggcgaagcacaaggcggcgaggggaaGCGGCGGTAG
- a CDS encoding protein kinase domain-containing protein ppk32 produces MFSSALKSISATNITANYSVSPSPTSTAGPWKIYDAKKKSTGKGYSVFVFDKKSLDGHGNSLARSSASAFKRSVEEVVERLKKEASSLAKLRHPNILELVEPVEETRGGGLQFVTEAVTASLASLLQEKDDQERSGGPGGRSSRYVTEDADGVRRRRDIEMDELEIQKGLLQVSKALEFLHENAGLVHGNLTPEAVLINAKSDWKISGFSFCSPAENSTKPTSIQGINLHEVLNSDSRLPQVVQMNLDYTSPDFVFDNSLTPSADMFSLGLLSVALYNSPHKSPLENHGSLSTYKRLFSSSATVPTTSNNFLSSRPLPKDLAAHVLPRLITRRPAQRMTAHEFQQSEYFDNVLVSTIRFLDSFPAKSANEKSQFLRGLNKVLPSFPMSVMEKKILPGLLEELKDRDLLAPILQNIFKIIELLPSARQSFGEQVRPALKEIFVVNAKQTQEKDPARDAGLMVFLEHLSAAAENSTGKEFKDDILPVLMAAIECPTHSIVDAALRTLPSVLPVLDFSTIKNELFPVVAVVFSKTNSLAIKVRGLQAFVILCGGSTDAATDDGLNGLTTDKTSSSSALDKYTMQEKILPLIKAIKTKEPAVMIAALNVLRIVGQTADAEFVAMDILPVLWSMSLGPLLDLKQFQTFMELIKLLSRRVEDEQTRKLQETLGNANGSTAGRNDDFLAFGGVTGTTFEADSGANADDFEALVKGRVDRSSSNGMASWDETPPPVPPAKPTSSMSQPAAAFSWSTQGPTANPPRQSNPSPMYRTVTPDLGRFGTLTPSATQYSQPLQPVPSNLQPAPQPSSSSPVTWSTSSPSPWASTPTTSSYGANYTTSIPTSPVTSFGGSATTPMSNPPLGQRPAMNDTRKTSFSLPPPPGIGQGTLGTSIRSPQAQTQQSSWPKGSMNPTAYQPTTSSNVSGHAPSGAPQSSGLDKYESLI; encoded by the exons ATGTTTTCCTCGGCACTCAAGTCCATCTCCGCCACCAACATAACCGCAAACTATTCCGTCTCCCCAAGTCCGACGTCGACAGCTGGCCCTTGGAAGATCTATGACGCGAAGAAGAAATCCACGGGCAAAGGCTACAGCGTCTTCGTCTTTGACAAGAAGTCGCTAGATGGCCATGGAAATTCTCTCGCTCGTTCCAGCGCATCCGCCTTTAAGCGTAGCGTCGAGGAGGTTGTCGAGCGACTGAAGAAGGAGGCCTCGAGCCTCGCCAAGCTGCGCCACCCCAACATCCTCGAGCTGgtcgagccggtcgaggagacgagggGTGGAGGGCTTCAGTTCGTCACCGAAGCCGTCACTGCCTCGCTGGCGAGTCTCTTGCAGGAAAAGGATGACCAGGAGAGGTCGGGTGGCCCTGGAGGTCGGTCGAGTCGCTACGTCACGGAGGATGCGGATGGCGTccggaggcggcgggatATCGAaatggacgagctcgagatACAGAAGGGGCTGCTGCAGGTCAGCAAGGCCCTCGAGTTTCTGCACGAGAATGCGGGACTCGTTCATGGCAACTTGACGCCAGAGGCAGTCCTCATCAACGCCAAG TCGGACTGGAAGATTAGCGGCTTCTCCTTTTGCAGCCCTGCCGAGAACTCGACCAAGCCGACCTCCATTCAAGGCATTAACCTGCACGAGGTTCTCAACTCGGACTCCAGACTCCCGCAGGTCGTCCAGATGAACCTCGACTACACCTCGCCCGACTTTGTCTTCGACAATTCCCTAACGCCTTCGGCAGACATGTTCTCTCTCGGCTTACTCTCCGTCGCACTCTACAACTCTCCCCACAAATCGCCCTTGGAAAACCATGGCAGTCTGTCCACGTACAAGAGGctgttctcgtcgtcggcaacggTGCCCACGACATCGAACAACTTCCTGTCATCCCGCCCGCTGCCAAAGGACCTCGCGGCCCATGTGCTTCCGCGTCTCATCACGAGACGGCCTGCCCAGCGGATGACGGCCCACGAATTTCAGCAGAGCGAGTATTTTGACAACGTTCTCGTTTCGACGATTCGCTTCCTAGACTCGTTTCCTGCCAAATCGGCGAATGAAAAATCCCAGTTCCTGCGTGGTCTCAACAAAGTACTTCCATCCTTCCCGATGTCCGTCATGGAGAAGAAGATTTTGCCAGGGTTGCTGGAGGAGCTGAAAGACAGAGATCTTCTCGCCCCAATTCTCCAGAACATCTTCAAAATCATCGAGTTGCTACCGTCGGCTCGACAATCGTTTGGAGAACAGGTTCGGCCGGCTTTGAAAGAAATTTTCGTCGTGAATGCGAAGCAAACTCAGGAGAAGGATCCAGCCAGAGATGCAGGTCTAATGGTCTTTCTCGAACACCTCTCAGCGGCTGCCGAAAACAGCACCGGGAAGGAGTTCAAAGACG ACATCCTACCAGTCCTCATGGCTGCCATCGAGTGTCCCACCCACTCCATCGTGGACGCGGCGTTGAGGACCTTGCCGTCCGTACTGCCCGTTCTCGATTTCAGCACGATAAAGAACGAACTCTTCCCCGTGGTGGCGGTCGTGTTTAGCAAAACAAACAGCCTCGCCATCAAGGTCCGCGGCCTGCAGGCTTTCGTCATACTTTGTGGCGGGTCCACCGACGCTGCAACCGACGATGGCCTCAACGGACTCACGACAGACAAGACTTCGTCATCGAGCGCTTTGGACAAGTACACGATGCAGGAGAAGATTCTACCCCTGATCAAGGCCATCAAGACGAAGGAGCCGGCGGTGATGATTGCGGCACTCAACGTACTCCGCATTGTCGGCCagacggccgatgccgagttTGTCGCCATGGATATCCTGCCAGTGCTGTGGAGCATGAGTTTGGGGCCGTTGCTGGATCTCAAGCAGTTTCAGACATTCATGGAGCTCATCAAACTGCTGTCCCGGcgtgtcgaggacgagcagacGAGGAAGCTTCAAGAGACGTTGGGCAACGCCAATGGATCTACAGCCGGCCGTAACGACGACTTCCTCGCCTTTGGCGGGGTGACGGGGACGACGTTCGAGGCGGACAGCGGCGCCAACGCGGATGACTTTGAGGCGCTCGTCAAGGGCCGAGTCGACCGCTCTTCGAGCAATGGAATGGCAAGCTGGGACGAGACGCCACCTCCTGTACCGCCAGCGAAACCGACGTCAAGCATGTCgcagccagcagcagccttTTCCTGGTCCACTCAGGGTCCAACGGCGAATCCTCCCAGGCAGTCCAACCCAAGCCCCATGTACCGCACCGTCACGCCTGATCTGGGACGATTCGGGACgctgacgccgtcggcgacgcagTACAGCCAGCCGCTGCAACCTGTGCCGTCCAACCTTCAACCGGCTCCTCAGCCTAGCTCGTCCTCACCAGTGACATGGTCcacttcctcgccctctccttgggcatcgacgccaacgacgtcgagctACGGCGCCAACTATACGACGTCCATACCCACATCGCCGGTCACAAGCTTTGGCGGCAGCGCGACCACACCCATGTCCAACCCTCCGCTCGGCCAGAGACCGGCCATGAACGACACACGCAAGACGTCGTTCTCCCTACCACCGCCGCCAGGTATCGGCCAGGGAACATTGGGCACCAGCATTAGATCTCCACAGGCGCAAACGCAGCAGAGCAGCTGGCCCAAGGGTAGCATGAACCCGACTGCCTACCAGCCGACGACCAGCAGCAATGTCAGCGGGCATGCACCAAGCGGTGCCCCTCAAAGCTCTGGGCTGGACAAGTACGAGAGTTTGATCTAG